The nucleotide sequence GCGATCTCCGTAAACATTTTCTTCTTTGTATATAACACTATTAAAGCGTCTAGAATTTAAGATTTGATCAAAAGACACAGGCATTGAAGAGTTTTTATCATTAAAAGCTTTAGCCTCATGCAAGACATTTCTAGCATCGGGAAAAAACACCCAAAACAATTCAATATAATCTTTTTCATCACTGTTCATCGTATACACATCAGGAGTAACAGGACAAATACCCAATAAACGATATTTCAATTCACTTTGACGTTTATCAAAATACCAAAACCCTTTAATTTTATATTGAGTAACATCTTGAGCTGTTAAATCTGAACGTAAAATATATTCAGCAGAAATACTCTTTCTACCTGCGTTAATTTGTTCTCGACCAGCATCTGTCGTATCAATACGAGACAAAGAAGCTTCAATATCTTTAAATGATTTTTTAGTGTTAAAATAACTATCTGAATATACTTCTGTTATCTTCCCTTTTTTTATACCATTAGTAAGAGCAGTATATAATGAACGTCTGTCATTACCTATATTCTCATCAATAGGAAAATACAATGGAAAATTTATTTTCTCACTTAAATCGATGATTTCCCATACTGTTTTACCCATCAATATGTCGCGATCATGAACATAACCGTAAGCAAGAGGCTTATCATTATCAGAAATTAATTGAGCGGCAGTTTTTAATCCAATCTCTGCAGGTGTTTTTGCATTAAGCAAATTAGACTGTGCATTAGATGCTAGTCCCCCCATAAGAGAAAATATTATCAGTAAAAATTTTCGTGCATTCATCATAGCGTCATTAAGTAATATTAAAAAAATCCAAAAGAGAATTACTTATTTATTGTATTTCAAAAATTACTGGAGCAGTACGTGGCAATAAATAACTACCTGCACCTACCAGTTTTGTTTTAATTTCAGATATAGTAACTTGATCTCCTCTAACTGCTTTAGATAAGACTGATTTACATTGAGCATTTAGCTTATCACCTTGAACAACCACAGTAGGTTGGCCTGTGATTTTTAAATTAAACCCAACAACATCCAAATTAACATCAAAATCAAAATCTTCTAATTTAGCTCCAATAGTAGCAATTTCAAGGTTTGATTTAGGTCCTTTTACAACACCTGTTTCTCCTCTAATTGTACCTGTTGGACCTGGAATCCCTTTAATTCTAAATGTTTTTTTATCCGAAACTTTAGAACCGTCAGGTAATGTTCCTGTTACATTAATCACCACTTCACTACCTGAAGTAGGACTCATATTAAATTTACCACCTCCAGCTGAACTTAATCCTGGTGCAGAAGCCGAAACTTTATCTGCAGGAATACCAGCAAATGAAATTGTCATTGGGTTAACAACACCTCTATAAACAACATTCATTTTATCAGCTGAAATAGTTGCTGATTTTGGTCTAGCCACTACTACATATTTATCTTTAATAGGCAAACTTACCACTTTACCATTTTCATCAAAGTTAAAAGAACCCCCAATAGCATGCTCTCCAATATTACCAGCTCCAAAAGAGAACTTTGCTTGACCTGCCATAGCTTGGATACTTGAACCATTTAAGATAACCGATTTAGCTTTCAAAGAAGGGTCAAATTTACCTAAGATAACTTTTCCTGAAACAGCTTCTCCTTGAAAGAAAACAGATTTATCCAAAACCACAATTGGTTGATAAGCTGTTAATGAAGCTGCAGCAACCAAGTCAGATTGGAACATTCCCGTCATCACATCACTTTCAGTAGTCTTAATATCCGCTTGAATTTGAGACAATTTAGTAATGGTAGCAATTACAGGAAAACCTTTATAATTGTAATCCAACCATGGTAATTCAGCTCCTGCTTTTTTAGAAAAAATAGGTTTAGTTGCAAATCTATTTTCAATTTTTTTAATTTCAGATTCCGCAATAGAACTACCTCCAATTTCTTTAATCATACGAGGGTAACTATTGATTTTCTCTAAAAATTCTTTTCCTTTAGCAGACATCTTGTCGCCAGTAAAGAACATATTATCAATTAAATCTCCTTTATCCATTTGCTCATAAGGAAGATTACCTTCTTCATCTCTTTCAAAATTTTTGGTTACAGAAGTTTTAATACTTTCTATATAATCATTGAATTCTTTAGAAACGGCTCTAATTTTTTCTACCTTAACTTTTTTATCACCAAATTGACCAGGTTGATCAACGGCTTTTTGTGCTAATTGCTGGAATGATGACTCGTTACGAGTATCAGCAATCAAATTTGATTCTACAATTTTTAAATTTAAAATTCCAAAAGCAGACAATACTTCTTTGGACATATTTAATGCTAACATCGCGATGAAAACCAAATACATAAGGTTAATCATCTTCTGTCTAGGGGTAAGTTTTCCTCCTGCCATAATATTTTTATCTAATTAGTTTAAATTATTTTTCTTAATAATAGTTTACAACTAATTATCCTTTTGTATTCATTGCCGAAAGCATACCTCCGTAAACATTATTCAATGAAGATAAATTCGAAGTCAATGACTGCATTTGTTCTTTTAATTTCAAGTTGTTTTCAGCAACTTCTTCATTGATTTGTGCATTTCTAGAAGCACTTTGTAACTGCACTTTATATAAGCTATTTAAAGATTCCATTTGAGCAGCTGCCAAAGTCAATTCTTCACTATATTTTTTAGTTGAAGCAATAGAATCTACAGTAGGAGCAATTCCTTTTGCAGCAGATTCAAAATTTTTGATACTGTTTCCTAAGCTTGCCATTAATTCACCATCAATTTTAGCATCTTTAAGCATAGTATCTAATTTTTGAGACAACAAACCTTGCGCTTCAGAAGGAGATTCTTGCTTAGGTCTTGCTTCTTTCTTTTTCGCTTGACCATTTGCTAATTCTGGATAAACAAGAGTCCAATCCAATTCATCATCAACAGGTTCAAAGGCAGACAATGCAAAAATTAAAGCCTCAACTAATAACCCAATGGTTAACATTAGATTTCCAGTTATAGGTCCCAACTCAATATGAGTAATTTTAAATAATGCTCCAACGATTACTACCGCAGCTCCCATACCGTAAGCAAAATTCATTGCTTTTTTACTTAATAATGCCATAATTCAGTTTTTTTGTTAATTGTTTTGGTTTAATTTGGTTTTAATTTGACTATCTATTTCTTCTATTAGTAGTTCCATTACCTGTAGTTTGCAAGCCCATATAATCTTGCACTGTTCTAAATCCTATATAACTTCTGGCAGAATCGGCGTACTCATAATCTCTAGTACTCACCTGCAAGAAATAAGCAACATCTTTCCATGAACCACCACGAACTACTTTACGTTTATTAGATAAATCTAATACATTTGGGTTCATTGAAGAAACATATTCATAAGCGTTAGGATCGTATGACGTATCAGTCCACTCTGAAACATTTCCAGCCATATTATAAAGATTATAACCATTAGGCTCATAGGACTTTGCTTCAACTGTATACAAAGCTTGGTCAGCTGCATAATCCCCTCTACTAGGTTTAAAGTTTGCTAAGAAGCAACCTCTATCATTTTTAGTATAAGGACCTCCCCAAGGATATGTACCCGATTGCAAACCTCCTCTTGCTGAATACTCCCACTCAGCTTCAGTTGGCAATCTAAATGAATTGATCAAATCACGACCTTTTGTTTTAGATTTGATATATGAATTTTTATTTAAAGTTCTCCAAGCACAAAAAGCTTTGGCTTGTGTCCATTTTACTCCTACTACTGGATAATCACCATAAGCTTTGTGCCAGAAGTAATCATTGTGCATAGGTTCGTTATATGAATAAGAGAAATCTTTAATCCAAACTGTTGTATCAGGATAAACCTTAACTTCTTCTGTTTTAATAAAATCTTTTCTTTTTCCGACTTTAGCTTTGGCAGCTGCTTGAATATCCATCCAAGAATAACGGAATTTCAATTTATCTACATCAATT is from Flavobacterium sp. NG2 and encodes:
- the gldN gene encoding gliding motility protein GldN, with translation MNARKFLLIIFSLMGGLASNAQSNLLNAKTPAEIGLKTAAQLISDNDKPLAYGYVHDRDILMGKTVWEIIDLSEKINFPLYFPIDENIGNDRRSLYTALTNGIKKGKITEVYSDSYFNTKKSFKDIEASLSRIDTTDAGREQINAGRKSISAEYILRSDLTAQDVTQYKIKGFWYFDKRQSELKYRLLGICPVTPDVYTMNSDEKDYIELFWVFFPDARNVLHEAKAFNDKNSSMPVSFDQILNSRRFNSVIYKEENVYGDREIKEYMKDNALNQLIESERVKEKIRNFESDMWNY
- the gldM gene encoding gliding motility protein GldM, translating into MAGGKLTPRQKMINLMYLVFIAMLALNMSKEVLSAFGILNLKIVESNLIADTRNESSFQQLAQKAVDQPGQFGDKKVKVEKIRAVSKEFNDYIESIKTSVTKNFERDEEGNLPYEQMDKGDLIDNMFFTGDKMSAKGKEFLEKINSYPRMIKEIGGSSIAESEIKKIENRFATKPIFSKKAGAELPWLDYNYKGFPVIATITKLSQIQADIKTTESDVMTGMFQSDLVAAASLTAYQPIVVLDKSVFFQGEAVSGKVILGKFDPSLKAKSVILNGSSIQAMAGQAKFSFGAGNIGEHAIGGSFNFDENGKVVSLPIKDKYVVVARPKSATISADKMNVVYRGVVNPMTISFAGIPADKVSASAPGLSSAGGGKFNMSPTSGSEVVINVTGTLPDGSKVSDKKTFRIKGIPGPTGTIRGETGVVKGPKSNLEIATIGAKLEDFDFDVNLDVVGFNLKITGQPTVVVQGDKLNAQCKSVLSKAVRGDQVTISEIKTKLVGAGSYLLPRTAPVIFEIQ
- the gldL gene encoding gliding motility protein GldL, which codes for MALLSKKAMNFAYGMGAAVVIVGALFKITHIELGPITGNLMLTIGLLVEALIFALSAFEPVDDELDWTLVYPELANGQAKKKEARPKQESPSEAQGLLSQKLDTMLKDAKIDGELMASLGNSIKNFESAAKGIAPTVDSIASTKKYSEELTLAAAQMESLNSLYKVQLQSASRNAQINEEVAENNLKLKEQMQSLTSNLSSLNNVYGGMLSAMNTKG
- the gldK gene encoding gliding motility lipoprotein GldK — translated: MKKFIAFVAILTLLISCGKSSDKGELVGVKGAKWHPEKPYGMTLVPGGAFIMGKPDDDVAGILDAPTKTVTVRSFYMDETEITNSEYRQFVEWVKDSTMRVRLAILADELNMKPGDSKGKGKNTGSIGDFAFNDTDPEKMTAYDKYMYDNYYSIGTDDDPYAGRRLNRKVKLIKDPKKYPDEYYVEVMDSMYLPLEASYNGLRTIDVDKLKFRYSWMDIQAAAKAKVGKRKDFIKTEEVKVYPDTTVWIKDFSYSYNEPMHNDYFWHKAYGDYPVVGVKWTQAKAFCAWRTLNKNSYIKSKTKGRDLINSFRLPTEAEWEYSARGGLQSGTYPWGGPYTKNDRGCFLANFKPSRGDYAADQALYTVEAKSYEPNGYNLYNMAGNVSEWTDTSYDPNAYEYVSSMNPNVLDLSNKRKVVRGGSWKDVAYFLQVSTRDYEYADSARSYIGFRTVQDYMGLQTTGNGTTNRRNR